The Solanum pennellii chromosome 11, SPENNV200 genome contains a region encoding:
- the LOC107004905 gene encoding protein RETICULATA-RELATED 4, chloroplastic-like — protein sequence MPIAAAAAAVNFHPVTTRYGGALALQPSPSLRTSVSISNNAVNTNAARVASLSLSMNSSPNFTSGRRTFLMLSFAAVGGGGGDSDDNFNGGNGGGNGGGGGGGDGGNEESGDQKRNKKEALMALTEAGRSLDSLPKDLKAAIEDGRIPGSIVLRYFELEKSPVMAWLLRFGGFKERLLADDLFLAKVGMECGVGIFTKTAAEYERRRENFFNELEIVVADVVMAVIADFMLVYLPAPTVSLRPRMAAVNAGRIAKFFYNCPDNAFQMALPGTSYSLLQRIGAIARNGSKLFAVGTASSLVGTVVTNAVLNAKKAVNKSAAEEVENLPVVSTSVAYGVYMAVSSNLRYQVVAGVIEQRILEPMLHKHKLMLSAMCFAVRTGNTFLGSLLWVDYARLIGIQKAHDEAPSQKAHEA from the exons ATGCCAATCGCCGCCGCTGCCGCCGCCGTCAACTTCCATCCGGTGACGACACGATATGGCGGTGCACTCGCTTTACAACCATCTCCGTCCTTACGTACCTCCGTTTCTATTTCTAACAACGCCGTCAATACTAACGCGGCGCGTGTTGCTTCCCTTTCACTTTCCATGAATTCCAGCCCTAATTTCACCTCAGGTCGCCGCACATTTCTTATGTTATCCTTCGCTGCTGTTGGAGGTGGCGGTGGAGATAGTGATGATAATTTTAACGGTGGAAATGGAGGTGGTAACGGtggaggtggtggtggtggtgatgggGGGAATGAGGAGAGTGGTGATCAGAAAAGGAATAAGAAGGAGGCTTTGATGGCGTTGACGGAGGCAG GTAGGTCGTTGGATAGTTTGCCGAAGGATTTGAAGGCGGCTATTGAGGATGGGAGAATACCTGGATCCATAGTATTGAGATATTTTGAGCTGGAGAAATCACCAGTAATGGCATGGTTGCTTCGTTTTGGAGGGTTTAAGGAGCGGCTATTGGCAGATGATCTCTTCCTTGCCAAGGTTGGGATGGAGTGCGGCGTCGGTATTTTCACAAAG ACTGCTGCTGAGTATGAGCGCCGCAGGGAAAACTTTTTTAATGAGCTAGAAATTGTTGTCGCCGACGTG GTGATGGCCGTAATAGCAGATTTCATGCTCGTCTATCTTCCTGCTCCAACTGTTTCTCTCCGACCGCGAATGGCTGCTGTTAATGCTGGACGAATTGCCAAGTTCTTTTACAACTGCCCGGATAATGCCTTTCAG ATGGCCCTGCCTGGGACATCATACTCATTGTTGCAAAGAATAGGTGCAATAGCG CGCAATGGGTCTAAACTTTTTGCTGTTGGAACTGCCTCTTCCCTG GTTGGCACAGTGGTGACAAATGCAGTACTAAATGCAAAGAAGGCTGTTAATAAGTCTGCTGCTGAAGAAGTGGAGAATTTGCCTGTTGTATCAACCAGTGTAGCTTATGGTGTTTATATGGCAGTTTCCAGCAACCTTCG ATATCAAGTTGTTGCTGGTGTAATTGAACAACGGATCTTGGAGCCCATGCTACACAAACACAAGTTGATGTTGAGTGCAATGTGCTTTGCTGTGCGAACAGGCAACACATTCTTGGGTTCACTATT GTGGGTTGATTACGCTCGTTTAATCGGAATTCAAAAGGCTCATGACGAAGCTCCTAGCCAAAAGGCTCATGAGGCATAG